A single genomic interval of Helianthus annuus cultivar XRQ/B chromosome 6, HanXRQr2.0-SUNRISE, whole genome shotgun sequence harbors:
- the LOC110944836 gene encoding uncharacterized protein LOC110944836, which yields MSNVGNGLDTQFWTDTWVANLPLNSRFSALFLLEKFKGCCVRERLEVSKTGQVIGPKWCWAHEPLSHQEMVEITELNNVISRVILSDSKDEWGWSSEHSNEFSVKEVKRLIQNNNMHTDLDKYEWNGWIPRKVNIFGWRMNLDRLSTRTTLARRNITMASVVCPLCGEKDETVQHIFGSCYISSVVWHLVSRWLPISPIYTFNISDLLRVHNHINRPAAMKKMVHAIILTVCWSLWKLRNDVVFSGKRVDISRLWVDIKTTSFLWIKHRAKMHALDN from the coding sequence ATGAGTAATGTGGGTAATGGTCTTGATACTCAGTTTTGGACCGACACATGGGTCGCGAACTTACCACTAAACTCAAGATTCTCTGCACTATTCTTGTTGGAAAAGTTCAAAGGTTGCTGCGTACGGGAAAGGTTGGAGGTCTCGAAAACTGGACAAGTGATCGGCCCAAAGTGGTGTTGGGCTCACGAGCCTCTCTCCCACCAGGAAATGGTGGAAATCACGGAACTCAACAACGTTATCTCACGGGTCATCTTATCTGATTCCAAGGATGAATGGGGCTGGTCTTCGGAGCACTCGAACGAATTTTCGGTTAAGGAAGTAAAGAGGTTGATTCAGAACAACAACATGCATACCGACTTGGATAAATACGAATGGAATGGATGGATTCCTCGCAAGGTCAATATCTTCGGGTGGCGCATGAACCTTGATCGTCTATCGACTAGAACGACACTAGCAAGAAGGAACATTACCATGGCTTCCGTTGTATGTCCACTCTGCGGTGAAAAGGACGAAACGGTCCAGCACATTTTTGGATCATGTTATATCAGCTCTGTGGTATGGCATTTGGTGTCTAGATGGCTCCCGATTTCGCCCATTTATACATTCAATATTTCAGATCTTCTTCGGGTTCATAATCACATCAACAGGCCGGCCGCTATGAAGAAAATGGTGCATGCTATTATCTTAACAGTCTGCTGGAGCTTATGGAAACTGCGGAACGATGTGGTTTTCTCTGGTAAAAGAGTGGACATCTCAAGACTATGGGTAGATATTAAAACAACAAGTTTCCTTTGGATCAAACATAGAGCAAAGATGCACGCGTTAGATAATTAG